The Syntrophorhabdales bacterium genome has a segment encoding these proteins:
- the zapB gene encoding cell division protein ZapB, whose translation MEGLFGDNKLGELEEKIDALVSSYKGIKGEKEKLAARIGSLEVENRELKQKMAEIQSEKEIVMRKVKSILEKVEKIEG comes from the coding sequence ATGGAAGGGCTTTTCGGCGATAACAAACTTGGCGAATTGGAGGAAAAAATAGATGCGCTTGTGTCAAGTTACAAGGGCATCAAGGGGGAGAAGGAGAAGCTGGCAGCCAGGATTGGTTCTTTGGAAGTAGAGAATCGGGAGCTGAAGCAGAAGATGGCGGAGATTCAAAGTGAAAAAGAGATTGTCATGCGCAAGGTGAAAAGCATTCTGGAGAAAGTGGAGAAGAT